In Lacrimispora indolis DSM 755, a genomic segment contains:
- a CDS encoding PspC domain-containing protein translates to MEDNQRKLYRSDTDKMLCGVCGGIGEYFNVDSTIIRLLWAVLACTGTGIVAYFIAAIIIPRR, encoded by the coding sequence ATGGAAGATAATCAAAGGAAATTATACCGTTCTGATACGGACAAAATGCTTTGCGGAGTATGCGGCGGAATTGGGGAATATTTTAATGTGGATTCTACCATCATCCGGCTTTTATGGGCAGTACTGGCCTGTACAGGCACAGGCATCGTGGCCTACTTTATTGCAGCGATCATCATTCCCAGAAGATAA
- a CDS encoding small, acid-soluble spore protein, alpha/beta type, whose translation MSKGKKNEPFDPRNMKPEEVLKFEIATELGLSDKVINSGWRSLSAKESGRIGGLITKRKREMKKEALVNEEEV comes from the coding sequence ATGTCAAAGGGAAAGAAAAACGAACCATTTGATCCTCGCAATATGAAGCCGGAGGAAGTACTTAAATTCGAAATTGCCACAGAGCTTGGCCTTAGTGATAAGGTAATAAACAGCGGTTGGCGCAGTCTGAGCGCAAAGGAAAGCGGCCGGATCGGAGGCCTTATCACCAAGAGAAAAAGAGAAATGAAAAAAGAAGCCCTGGTAAATGAAGAGGAAGTATAA
- a CDS encoding DUF1700 domain-containing protein — translation MSRDEFMRALEYLLSDIPDEEKADAIGYYRDYLEEAGPENEEKVIREFVSPERIAAIIRSDISGNLKDGGEFTETGYQDERFKDPNYQMANRYDLPEVSEDPKYQGEETDKRHGRRRRGMNGNRTVKTVLWIILIIAASPMLMGIGGGIAGLAGGLLGCLVAAVIGIGAITLALLIAGVCMIFASFVSMVIHPLSGALLLGLGILFLGLGLLALAVSGAFYGRFLPFLFRSCVNVLSRLFHGRRSRL, via the coding sequence ATGAGCAGGGATGAGTTTATGAGAGCGCTGGAATATCTGCTGTCGGATATTCCAGATGAGGAAAAGGCGGATGCCATTGGATATTACCGGGATTATCTGGAAGAAGCAGGACCGGAAAATGAGGAAAAAGTAATACGTGAATTTGTAAGCCCTGAGCGAATAGCAGCCATTATCCGTTCAGATATATCCGGGAATTTAAAAGACGGAGGGGAATTTACGGAGACCGGCTACCAGGATGAGCGGTTTAAGGATCCCAATTACCAGATGGCAAACCGGTATGACCTTCCTGAGGTATCTGAGGACCCAAAATACCAGGGAGAAGAAACGGATAAAAGGCACGGCAGGCGAAGAAGGGGCATGAATGGGAACCGGACCGTAAAAACTGTTTTGTGGATCATTTTAATCATTGCAGCTTCTCCCATGCTTATGGGAATCGGAGGCGGTATTGCAGGTCTGGCAGGCGGTCTTTTGGGATGCCTTGTGGCAGCGGTCATCGGAATCGGAGCGATTACTCTTGCACTCCTTATAGCCGGAGTTTGTATGATTTTTGCCAGTTTTGTTTCCATGGTGATCCACCCCTTAAGCGGAGCCTTGCTTCTGGGACTGGGGATCCTGTTCCTTGGTCTTGGTCTGTTAGCCCTGGCTGTGAGCGGCGCTTTTTATGGAAGATTTCTTCCGTTTCTTTTCAGAAGCTGTGTAAACGTCCTTAGCAGGTTATTTCACGGAAGGAGAAGCCGTCTATGA
- a CDS encoding PadR family transcriptional regulator — translation MVFNTGAALLDAIVLAVVSRDQEGTYGYKITQDVRNVIEISESTLYPVLRRLQKEECLEVYDLAFDGRNRRYYKITEKGRVQLNLYKGEWEGYSQKISRIFEEAHI, via the coding sequence ATGGTTTTTAACACAGGAGCAGCATTATTGGACGCCATTGTCCTTGCGGTAGTATCAAGGGATCAGGAGGGTACCTATGGTTATAAGATTACCCAGGATGTAAGAAATGTTATTGAGATTTCAGAATCCACCCTTTATCCGGTACTCCGGAGATTGCAGAAGGAAGAGTGTCTGGAGGTTTATGATCTGGCATTTGACGGAAGAAACCGGCGGTATTATAAAATTACGGAAAAGGGACGGGTTCAATTGAATCTCTATAAAGGTGAGTGGGAAGGCTACTCGCAGAAGATATCCCGGATTTTTGAGGAGGCACATATATGA
- a CDS encoding DUF4097 family beta strand repeat-containing protein, producing MKRFVKICLIAGSICVLVGGGISAVAAGMGGNLQDIIPERAMEWRREISGIALDSFWDEGNFDNIYVPEVFNRGEKGQEIFSSQEVKKLDIVIRTGNVVFVEDPQGSEVKIFCNRDKSCWNLYQEDDELELQEYTGWERKDGPGLVFTVQVPEGYRFSHVSLKSVHSNRYSDREQSGPAVMAQALSAEELEIEVQAGAVKISRGNVGKLDVETSAGAVEFSGATSGDIDADCRVGAIKLELAGKKEDYNYDIQCKMGAVKVADEGSAALKGKKQTDNGADKNMDLDCKTGAIQVEFMNEL from the coding sequence ATGAAAAGGTTTGTAAAGATATGTTTGATCGCCGGAAGTATCTGCGTTCTGGTGGGCGGAGGAATTTCAGCCGTAGCTGCTGGGATGGGAGGAAATTTACAGGATATAATACCTGAAAGAGCCATGGAATGGAGAAGAGAAATTTCAGGAATTGCCCTGGATAGCTTCTGGGATGAGGGGAATTTTGATAATATTTACGTTCCCGAAGTTTTTAACAGAGGAGAGAAAGGGCAGGAAATTTTTTCTTCTCAGGAAGTGAAAAAACTGGATATAGTAATACGTACGGGAAACGTTGTTTTTGTGGAGGATCCACAGGGAAGTGAAGTGAAGATTTTCTGCAACAGGGATAAATCCTGCTGGAACTTATACCAGGAAGATGATGAGCTGGAACTTCAGGAATACACCGGATGGGAACGAAAGGATGGTCCGGGGCTGGTCTTTACCGTCCAGGTGCCGGAGGGATACCGATTTTCTCATGTCAGCTTAAAATCCGTTCATTCGAACCGCTATTCAGATAGGGAACAATCCGGCCCTGCTGTAATGGCCCAGGCCCTGTCTGCGGAAGAACTGGAAATTGAAGTCCAGGCCGGTGCAGTAAAGATCAGCCGCGGAAATGTGGGAAAGCTTGACGTGGAAACCAGTGCGGGAGCCGTGGAATTTTCCGGAGCCACTTCCGGCGATATTGATGCGGACTGCCGGGTAGGAGCCATAAAACTGGAACTTGCCGGGAAAAAGGAAGATTATAATTACGATATCCAATGCAAGATGGGGGCTGTAAAGGTCGCAGACGAAGGAAGTGCCGCCTTAAAAGGAAAGAAGCAGACAGATAACGGTGCAGATAAAAACATGGATCTGGATTGCAAAACAGGAGCGATCCAAGTGGAGTTTATGAATGAATTATGA